The Paraburkholderia caffeinilytica genome segment CGTCAGGTTCAACAGGTCGATGAGCATCGTGGGAACCGTGACCCATGTGCTTACGCGGTGGCGTTCGATCACGCGCGCGGCACAGCGCGCGTCCCAGCGGGTCATGATCGCCATCGTCGCGCCGATGAATATCGGCATGTTCATGCAGTTCTGCATGCCGGTGACGTGAAACAGCGGCACGGAGCACAGCATCACGCTCTCGTTCGCGAGGCTCGGCCATTCAGCACACGAGACCGTTGAATGCATCACGCTGCGATGAGTATGGATGCACCCTTTGGGACGGCCGGTCGTGCCGGAGGTATACGGAATGACCGCCAGATCCTCGGGCCGGGATGCGTGGCCACGCGGCATGCACGCGCGAGCGAGCGCGTCGTTCCAGCCGATGACGGCAGGGCTGTTGACAGATTCTGTGCGAGGCAGCGGCCCGGACGATGTCAGGACGCCTGGCAGCGGCAGATCGGTCCGGTCGCGAAGATAGTCGGCATAACGTGCAGGGATTACATAGTCAACCTGACGATCCGGCAGTGACCGCACATGCTCCATGAGTTCTTCGCCGACGAAGGCGACGCTCGCCCCGCTATCTTCGAGTATGTGTTGCAGCTCCGACGTCCGGTTCATCGGATTGACGGGCACGACTACGGCATCCGCGCGCAGCACCGCATAAAAGGCGATGACGAATTGCGGACTGTTCTGCATGTAGAGGACGACGCGATCGCCTCGCCCGATGCCGCAGTGCTGCTGCAGGAATCCGGCCATCGCATCGACTTCGGATCGCAACTGCCGGTAGCTTACGGTACTGCCGTAGTAGAGAATGGCTGCCTTGTCCGGATGGCGGTTCGAGGAAACTTCGAGATTCGTGTACAGCGATGTCCGCGGCGCGGATAGTTGCCGCGGCACACCGACTGGCCGACGCGTTGAGGTTGCGGTCATGTCTGCTCCGAGCATGAGACGAATTCAGTGAGATGGCGTAGCGCCTTGAAGCCGATTGCTTGCGTCACGGGCACATCGTCCGCGACGCAAGCAGCATCTGCCCACGCCGGCGCTGCGCAGGCAGGCTGCCGCATCCGAACCTGGCGCCGTGCGCGAGGCGGATGCGCCGCTCTACGCCGGAAGGAGCCGGCGGCTCCACTGGCCGATTTCTTCTAGCGTCTCGGCGGTTTCCGGCAGGAACGGGAAGAGCGTGAAGACGTGAACCGAATCGGCCACCATCTTCAGCTTCACGTTTGCGCCGGCTGCCGTTGCCCGTTCCGCGAAACGCGTCGTGTCGCTTTCCAGCACCTCGCCCTCGACGGCCGAAAGGAAGACCGGCGGCAGGTCGGCCAGATCCGCGAACAGCGGCGAGACCATGGGATCGGTCGGCTCGTGGCCCTGGAAGTAGGACGCCACAAGATTGGAAAGCGTCTCGCGATTCGCGGCCGGGTCGTCTCCCGAATTCGCGATGACGGAGGGCCCGCCAAGCGTGAGATCCGTGAGCGGGCCGATTGCCACGACGCCGGCCGGCAACGGCAGCCCCGCGCGACGCAACGCGGCAGCCAGCGCCAGGGCGAGGCCGCCCCCGGACGATTCGCCGCTCAGGAACACCGTCGACGGATCGACACCCGCAGCGAGTAAGCCGCGAT includes the following:
- a CDS encoding long-chain-fatty-acid--CoA ligase, whose protein sequence is MTATSTRRPVGVPRQLSAPRTSLYTNLEVSSNRHPDKAAILYYGSTVSYRQLRSEVDAMAGFLQQHCGIGRGDRVVLYMQNSPQFVIAFYAVLRADAVVVPVNPMNRTSELQHILEDSGASVAFVGEELMEHVRSLPDRQVDYVIPARYADYLRDRTDLPLPGVLTSSGPLPRTESVNSPAVIGWNDALARACMPRGHASRPEDLAVIPYTSGTTGRPKGCIHTHRSVMHSTVSCAEWPSLANESVMLCSVPLFHVTGMQNCMNMPIFIGATMAIMTRWDARCAARVIERHRVSTWVTVPTMLIDLLNLTDVDRFDLSSMTYLSGGGAAMPQAVAQQIEQRWGIPYVEGYGLTETMAATHINPPKHARRQCMGVPIFNTDSLVVDPETLVPLGEGETGEILVSGPQVFDGYWKSPEATRDAFVLIDGTRYLRTGDLGYVDRDGYFFVVDRLKRMINASGYKVWPAEVEAMLFEHPAVQEACVIATHDPRRGESVKAVIVLRNGEHATEDEVVSWARERMASYKVPRVVRFAASLPRTASGKIQWRLLQEEETRSRNVHSEDRRLD